In one Thermodesulfobium acidiphilum genomic region, the following are encoded:
- a CDS encoding DUF996 domain-containing protein, translated as MLNFSKEKILGGLGSGLIAFALIPGIGHIFFIIGVIMFMISIYNISRLLKEGEIYSNIIKSFLISIIGVTISLFLGLYTVLSVFSEHWYFGTNIFLSLIIFYSFIIASAVFFRKSLILIALFTDTELFKTSGDVMFWSAILTILAIGFIGMFISWILLSIAFFTMPDSIKNPKVKNSLFDFD; from the coding sequence ATGCTAAATTTCTCAAAAGAAAAAATACTTGGCGGATTAGGTTCTGGTTTAATTGCATTTGCTCTAATTCCCGGTATAGGTCATATATTTTTCATAATTGGTGTAATAATGTTTATGATATCAATATACAATATATCACGACTCCTAAAAGAAGGTGAAATTTACTCAAATATTATAAAATCTTTTTTAATAAGCATTATAGGAGTTACTATCTCTCTCTTTCTTGGTCTATATACCGTTTTATCAGTATTTTCTGAGCATTGGTATTTTGGAACAAATATTTTTTTAAGTCTTATAATTTTTTATTCATTTATAATTGCCTCTGCTGTTTTTTTTCGAAAGAGTTTAATTCTAATAGCTTTATTTACGGACACTGAACTTTTCAAAACATCAGGAGACGTAATGTTCTGGAGTGCAATATTAACAATTTTAGCTATAGGATTTATTGGAATGTTCATATCATGGATTCTATTATCTATCGCCTTTTTCACTATGCCTGACTCAATCAAAAATCCAAAAGTCAAAAATTCGCTATTTGATTTTGATTAA
- the def gene encoding peptide deformylase encodes MICKRKIITHPNSLLRKRSFPVLQFDKNLENLVEEMEYLMVSNNGVGLAAPQVGELSRLFIYKINDILQVVVNPEIIEKVGSEVDVEGCLSVPGVFGPVERAFKVIVQAQDIYGDTIILNKEGYEARVIQHELDHLNGDLFIDKAKYLETAEERSRKEKEKLGKD; translated from the coding sequence TTGATTTGCAAAAGAAAAATTATCACGCATCCTAATTCACTTTTAAGAAAAAGAAGTTTTCCAGTATTGCAATTCGATAAAAATCTTGAGAATTTGGTTGAAGAGATGGAATATCTGATGGTTTCAAATAATGGTGTAGGTCTTGCTGCTCCTCAAGTTGGAGAATTGAGCAGATTATTTATATACAAGATTAATGATATACTACAGGTAGTTGTGAATCCTGAAATAATTGAAAAAGTAGGTTCAGAAGTTGATGTTGAGGGATGTTTATCTGTCCCTGGGGTTTTTGGTCCTGTAGAGAGAGCTTTTAAAGTGATTGTTCAGGCTCAGGATATATATGGTGATACAATAATTCTAAACAAAGAGGGTTATGAAGCTAGAGTTATTCAACACGAACTTGACCACCTTAACGGCGACCTCTTTATTGATAAGGCAAAATACTTAGAGACTGCTGAAGAAAGATCGAGAAAAGAAAAAGAAAAACTTGGAAAGGATTAG
- the fmt gene encoding methionyl-tRNA formyltransferase produces the protein MDLFFFGTPTYSVNVLERLKRSKHQIVGIVTKKPSFFGRKKILKPSPVEAFARQNYIPLYSGKTKDKEFIDFFKELNPEIGIVAFFGEIIPTRVIDLFKYKMINLHPSLLPKYRGIAPVPRTILNGEDIFGVTIHEVIKELDAGDIYDQISFKIHEKKSSGELLDFLSKKGSDLLVQVLDNIEKGDLKKIPQNNEEATYAEVLRFDEVIFSFNEKAIEIERKVLAANPDPIARTKISKGDLLVYKAFAIEGVGEPSKIVGIEGDALKVGTGEGIILLLEVQFPGKKRIKGKDLLNGLRLKIGDFL, from the coding sequence TTGGATTTATTTTTTTTTGGCACACCTACTTATTCTGTGAACGTTTTAGAAAGGTTGAAACGCTCAAAACATCAAATTGTAGGGATAGTTACGAAAAAACCTTCTTTTTTTGGGAGAAAAAAGATTCTAAAACCGTCTCCAGTGGAAGCATTTGCGAGGCAGAATTATATCCCCCTTTACAGTGGGAAAACTAAAGATAAAGAATTTATAGATTTTTTTAAAGAATTAAACCCTGAAATTGGAATAGTAGCTTTTTTTGGAGAAATAATTCCAACGAGAGTAATAGATTTATTTAAATATAAGATGATTAATCTCCATCCCTCTTTATTGCCAAAATATAGAGGTATAGCTCCAGTGCCAAGGACTATTTTAAACGGCGAAGATATCTTTGGGGTAACAATACATGAAGTTATTAAAGAACTGGATGCGGGGGATATATACGATCAGATTTCATTTAAAATTCATGAAAAGAAGAGTTCAGGGGAGTTATTAGATTTTTTGTCAAAAAAGGGCTCTGACCTGCTTGTTCAGGTGTTAGACAATATTGAAAAAGGTGATTTAAAAAAGATTCCTCAAAATAATGAAGAGGCAACATATGCTGAAGTTTTAAGATTTGATGAAGTAATATTCTCTTTTAATGAAAAAGCAATCGAAATTGAAAGGAAGGTTTTAGCAGCAAATCCAGATCCTATTGCTAGAACAAAAATTAGTAAAGGCGATCTTTTAGTTTATAAGGCTTTTGCTATTGAGGGGGTGGGGGAGCCGTCTAAAATCGTTGGTATTGAAGGGGATGCTTTAAAGGTTGGAACTGGTGAAGGAATTATTTTGCTATTAGAAGTTCAATTTCCAGGGAAAAAGAGGATAAAAGGAAAAGATTTGTTAAACGGTTTAAGATTGAAAATTGGAGATTTTCTTTAG
- the rlmN gene encoding 23S rRNA (adenine(2503)-C(2))-methyltransferase RlmN, which produces MNKNNFFELSFDELENFFTNLGFPRYRARQVFSWIYKNNVYDFKQMSNLSLDLRELLNSSFDLSFPKIQNLVESVDNSLKFLFNLGEDNFIETVFIKHRNRNTVCVSSQIGCPVGCMMCSTGKIGFKRNLKVSEIVLQVLAVESFVKSKMGKIDNLVFMGMGEPMLNFDNVIKAIKILSDKNGKSFSPRRVVISTSGFVDGIKKLKAVNLPIKLAVSLHATTNELRSKLIPINKTFNIDELIKASEEYALASKRRVTFEYVLMESINDSDQDIIRLKDLLKGLHAHVNLVKYNQSLSDVKIKTNIHRIKLFEKMLNNFGIKTTIRFSKGEDINGACGQLALLTELSSSLDDEL; this is translated from the coding sequence ATGAATAAAAATAATTTTTTTGAATTATCTTTTGATGAGCTTGAAAATTTTTTTACAAATTTAGGTTTTCCTAGATATAGAGCTAGACAGGTATTTTCCTGGATATACAAAAATAATGTTTACGATTTTAAACAAATGTCAAATCTAAGTTTGGATTTAAGGGAGCTGTTGAATTCAAGTTTTGATTTATCATTTCCAAAAATTCAGAATTTAGTTGAATCTGTAGATAATAGCTTAAAATTTTTGTTTAATTTGGGCGAAGACAATTTTATTGAAACCGTTTTTATTAAGCACAGAAACAGGAACACGGTATGTGTTTCTTCTCAGATAGGTTGTCCAGTTGGATGTATGATGTGTTCGACTGGTAAAATTGGGTTTAAAAGAAACTTAAAGGTATCAGAAATTGTTCTTCAAGTTTTAGCTGTTGAAAGTTTTGTTAAGTCTAAAATGGGAAAAATTGACAATTTAGTTTTTATGGGGATGGGTGAACCCATGCTAAATTTTGATAATGTAATAAAGGCCATTAAAATTTTATCAGACAAAAATGGCAAATCTTTTAGTCCTAGAAGAGTGGTAATCTCTACAAGTGGATTTGTAGATGGAATAAAAAAATTAAAAGCAGTTAACCTCCCAATAAAATTGGCTGTATCATTACATGCTACTACTAATGAACTAAGATCTAAACTTATACCTATTAATAAAACCTTTAATATAGATGAGCTTATTAAGGCCTCTGAGGAATATGCATTAGCCTCTAAAAGGCGAGTAACCTTTGAATATGTTCTGATGGAGTCAATAAACGATAGCGATCAAGATATTATTAGGTTAAAGGATCTTTTAAAAGGGCTTCATGCTCATGTTAATCTTGTAAAGTATAATCAATCGTTATCTGATGTTAAAATAAAAACAAATATTCACAGGATAAAGTTATTTGAGAAAATGCTTAATAATTTTGGTATTAAGACTACTATAAGATTTTCTAAAGGAGAGGATATAAATGGGGCCTGTGGTCAGCTGGCTCTTTTGACCGAGTTAAGTAGTAGTCTGGACGATGAACTGTAA
- the ribD gene encoding bifunctional diaminohydroxyphosphoribosylaminopyrimidine deaminase/5-amino-6-(5-phosphoribosylamino)uracil reductase RibD — protein MSGKDFNDEMILHQSFMKKALDLALNGRYYTSPNPMVGCVVVKNKKIISQGFHRAYGELHAEANALKPKDIDFSGADLYVTLEPCLHYGKTPSCTSKIISSGIKRVFIATLDPNPKMNGKSVEILKYAGIEVYTGILEKEARFINRHFFKAMEKSMPWLIYKCAMTLDGKTADHNFKSKYISSVKSRKYVHELRAECDAIIIGYRTAIFDDPLLNIRLKGVQKKINRIIIDPKAALPKDLLVFNTPNEGNTILVIQKGFRNKVTDQIESQGVEILEIEEKSFYIELMKELFKKNLIKILLEGGGTLACHMLKNRLIDELNFFIAPKILGGKNSPTPFSGVGFEIDQNTVVLDSLRTKKIGNDILITSLIKYN, from the coding sequence ATGTCGGGAAAAGACTTTAACGATGAAATGATTTTGCATCAATCTTTTATGAAAAAGGCTTTAGATCTTGCATTAAATGGCAGATATTATACATCTCCCAATCCGATGGTGGGCTGTGTTGTTGTAAAGAACAAAAAAATTATTTCGCAGGGCTTTCACAGAGCTTACGGTGAACTACATGCTGAAGCAAATGCTTTAAAACCTAAAGATATAGATTTTAGTGGTGCTGATTTATATGTTACTTTGGAACCATGTCTTCATTATGGTAAAACTCCATCTTGTACTTCAAAAATAATTTCTTCCGGGATAAAAAGAGTGTTTATAGCCACGCTTGACCCGAATCCTAAAATGAACGGAAAATCCGTTGAAATACTAAAATATGCTGGCATAGAAGTCTATACAGGTATCTTAGAAAAAGAAGCCAGGTTTATTAATAGACACTTTTTTAAGGCAATGGAAAAATCAATGCCATGGTTGATATATAAGTGTGCCATGACTTTAGACGGTAAAACTGCAGACCATAATTTTAAAAGTAAATATATATCTTCTGTTAAATCAAGAAAATATGTTCATGAGCTTCGGGCTGAATGTGATGCAATTATAATTGGTTATAGGACTGCAATCTTCGATGATCCACTTTTAAATATAAGACTGAAGGGAGTACAAAAGAAGATTAATAGAATAATAATAGACCCAAAGGCTGCACTTCCAAAAGATTTATTGGTTTTTAATACCCCTAATGAGGGCAATACAATTCTTGTGATCCAAAAAGGTTTTAGAAATAAGGTTACAGATCAAATAGAAAGTCAGGGTGTAGAAATACTTGAAATAGAAGAAAAAAGTTTTTATATCGAACTAATGAAAGAATTGTTTAAAAAAAACCTTATAAAAATTTTACTTGAAGGAGGAGGCACCCTTGCCTGTCATATGTTGAAAAATAGATTGATTGACGAATTAAACTTTTTCATTGCTCCAAAGATTTTGGGTGGAAAAAATTCACCTACACCTTTTTCAGGAGTAGGATTTGAGATTGATCAGAATACTGTTGTGCTGGATTCGTTGAGGACAAAGAAAATAGGCAATGACATTCTGATAACATCCCTTATAAAATATAATTAA
- a CDS encoding NAD+ synthase: MKIVIGQVNPTIGDFEYNFKLIKNTYKKGIEFAADLVVLPEMVITGYPPKDLLERDNFCKRAFEYNELIVDLTEDIPILFGSIQKNDKIGRKIYNVGILAKNKKIVGCARKILLPYYDVFDETRYFEPGDSPFFINIANKNILITICEDLWGLGEGGCLYGKNPIKDVLCRNKDKQKIDLAINISASPYHYMKFNQRKEIFSNIAKEFEFDLLYVNCVGANDELIFDGASFFMTSTGQLKFLASFFEENISYIDTDMLSFENKSFDDNFDVTELMYKALVFGLKEYGKKTHFNGAVLGLSGGIDSSLTACIACDAFGNENVMGLIMNSPYNSKESLEDALELSKNLNIKSVIIPIEPLMKSYDESLADIFRGYDKDVTEENLQARIRGNLLMAVSNKFGKILLSTGNKSEMAVGYTTLYGDLTGGLAVISDVYKEDVYKIAKWLNSKKKVIPERVFTKKPSAELRPGQYDQEKLPPYEILDKILKLFIEEAKSINEIVSYGFDRNTVREVVSMIVKNEYKRRQAPPTLKVTGKAFGYGRRYPIAMKPKLDDL; the protein is encoded by the coding sequence TTGAAGATAGTTATTGGTCAAGTTAATCCTACTATTGGAGATTTTGAATACAATTTTAAATTAATAAAGAATACCTATAAAAAGGGAATAGAATTTGCTGCTGATCTTGTAGTATTGCCTGAAATGGTAATAACGGGTTATCCACCTAAGGATTTATTAGAAAGGGACAATTTTTGCAAAAGGGCTTTCGAATATAACGAACTAATCGTTGATCTCACTGAAGATATTCCAATCCTTTTTGGTTCTATTCAAAAAAACGATAAAATAGGCAGAAAAATTTATAATGTAGGGATTTTGGCTAAAAATAAAAAGATTGTAGGTTGTGCAAGGAAGATTTTGTTACCATACTATGATGTATTTGATGAAACAAGATACTTTGAACCTGGAGATAGCCCATTTTTTATAAATATAGCAAATAAAAATATTCTTATAACAATTTGTGAAGATTTATGGGGTTTGGGAGAGGGTGGATGTCTATACGGCAAAAATCCTATTAAAGATGTATTATGTAGAAATAAAGATAAACAGAAAATTGATTTAGCAATTAATATATCTGCATCACCATATCACTATATGAAGTTTAATCAAAGAAAAGAAATTTTTTCAAATATTGCTAAAGAATTTGAATTTGACTTGCTCTATGTAAATTGTGTTGGAGCAAATGATGAATTAATTTTTGATGGTGCGAGTTTTTTTATGACGAGTACAGGTCAACTAAAGTTTTTAGCATCATTTTTTGAAGAGAATATTTCATATATAGATACTGACATGTTAAGTTTTGAAAATAAATCTTTTGATGATAATTTTGATGTGACTGAACTAATGTATAAGGCTTTGGTATTTGGTTTAAAGGAGTATGGGAAGAAGACGCATTTTAACGGAGCAGTATTGGGACTTAGTGGCGGAATTGATTCTTCATTGACTGCTTGTATAGCATGCGATGCTTTTGGCAATGAAAATGTAATGGGTCTCATAATGAATTCTCCTTATAACTCAAAAGAAAGTTTAGAAGATGCCTTAGAGCTTTCTAAAAATCTAAATATTAAGTCTGTTATAATTCCAATAGAGCCATTAATGAAATCTTATGATGAATCTTTAGCAGATATTTTTAGGGGTTACGATAAAGACGTTACAGAAGAGAACCTTCAAGCACGAATAAGGGGAAACTTACTAATGGCTGTTTCAAATAAATTCGGAAAAATTTTGTTGAGTACTGGGAATAAGTCTGAAATGGCTGTAGGTTATACGACGTTATATGGCGATTTAACAGGTGGTTTGGCTGTAATTTCAGATGTATACAAAGAAGATGTTTACAAAATTGCAAAATGGTTAAATTCCAAGAAAAAAGTTATACCTGAAAGAGTTTTCACAAAAAAACCATCTGCTGAACTTAGACCTGGGCAATATGATCAAGAGAAATTGCCTCCTTATGAAATCCTGGATAAAATTTTGAAATTATTTATTGAAGAAGCTAAATCAATAAATGAAATTGTTTCTTATGGTTTTGATCGAAATACTGTGAGAGAAGTAGTTTCGATGATTGTTAAGAATGAGTATAAAAGAAGACAGGCTCCTCCTACTTTAAAGGTTACAGGAAAAGCTTTTGGTTATGGCAGGAGATATCCAATAGCAATGAAACCTAAATTAGATGATTTATAA
- a CDS encoding homoserine dehydrogenase: MIKIAILGLGNVGTSVLNIIRNNQDLIYQKIGENFEIVGALVRDKTKHLEKGVYLASSFEEILSLRPDIIVELIGSVNPALEYIIKSLENDIPVVTANKEVLAKYPDVIFALADKKRVPIYFEAAVGGGIPIVRPLKVCLAANRIKEIMGILNGTTNYILTKLDEGLEFESALKEAQEKGYAEANPESDLSGMDALYKIAILSSVSFGVLVDIKELSSEGINKISLKDVLYARDLGYKIKLIARSCVKDNKYDIRVYPMLLPFSHPLASVNNNMNSILVKGDFVGSVMFYGQGAGGNPTASAVASDIMDIGWHIKNSHTHRLSGNIKSKATILKLDELFSRFYLRAIVKDNPGVLAKIAKVLADNDVSIKSMVQKTSNKGYAELVFIVHQCNEQNFYKSIEDLKLVDSVKQIASTLRVYED, encoded by the coding sequence GTGATTAAAATAGCTATCTTGGGATTAGGGAATGTAGGAACAAGTGTCTTAAACATTATTAGAAATAATCAAGATCTAATTTATCAAAAAATTGGGGAAAATTTTGAAATAGTAGGTGCTCTTGTTAGAGATAAAACTAAACATTTAGAAAAAGGGGTATATTTAGCATCTTCTTTTGAAGAAATATTGTCTTTGAGGCCAGATATAATAGTGGAACTAATAGGCTCTGTAAATCCTGCACTTGAATATATCATCAAATCCCTGGAAAACGATATTCCAGTTGTTACAGCAAACAAAGAAGTGCTGGCAAAGTATCCAGATGTTATATTTGCTCTTGCAGATAAAAAAAGAGTCCCTATATATTTTGAAGCTGCTGTTGGAGGCGGAATTCCAATTGTTAGACCATTAAAGGTATGCTTAGCTGCAAATAGGATAAAAGAAATTATGGGTATTTTAAATGGCACTACTAATTATATATTAACAAAATTAGATGAAGGCCTGGAGTTTGAAAGCGCCTTAAAGGAGGCTCAAGAAAAGGGTTATGCTGAAGCAAATCCAGAGTCTGATCTATCTGGTATGGATGCGCTTTATAAAATTGCTATTTTATCGTCTGTATCTTTTGGTGTTCTGGTAGATATCAAGGAACTTTCATCAGAGGGCATAAACAAAATTAGTCTTAAAGACGTTTTATATGCACGGGATCTTGGATATAAAATTAAACTCATTGCAAGATCATGTGTTAAAGATAATAAATATGATATAAGGGTGTATCCAATGCTGCTTCCTTTTTCACATCCTTTAGCTTCTGTTAATAATAACATGAACTCTATTTTAGTAAAAGGAGACTTTGTAGGATCAGTAATGTTTTACGGCCAGGGAGCAGGTGGAAATCCTACAGCTTCTGCTGTTGCAAGCGATATTATGGATATCGGCTGGCATATAAAAAATTCTCATACACACAGACTTTCAGGTAATATTAAGTCAAAAGCTACGATATTGAAATTGGATGAATTGTTTTCTAGGTTTTATTTAAGAGCTATTGTCAAGGATAATCCTGGAGTGCTTGCGAAAATTGCTAAAGTTCTAGCGGATAATGATGTAAGTATAAAGAGTATGGTTCAAAAGACAAGTAATAAAGGATATGCTGAATTAGTATTCATTGTACACCAATGCAACGAACAAAATTTTTATAAATCTATAGAAGATCTGAAATTAGTAGATAGCGTAAAACAAATAGCTTCTACACTTAGGGTATATGAAGATTGA
- the pgeF gene encoding peptidoglycan editing factor PgeF encodes MSEKLNYPFFFNSQSIIQDERFLHLGIKHGFSTRLNGVSKKPYDSLNLSFQTGDLPENVIKNRKIFSSQTQVETSWCEAEQIHSFNVVQVSSAGIIKKADGLITSKSNLPLFIRTADCYPVLITEKRKSFIAVLHIGWRGLYKGIIESFFDIIKFGRIKPKNLIVSIGPGISWKHLEVDKDIAESFEAHEDLSFHVKKYQEKYFIDIAGGIEHIFRKYDVFDICSLKLCTYERDDLFFSYRRDKVTGRQGVIISF; translated from the coding sequence ATGAGTGAAAAACTAAATTATCCTTTTTTTTTCAATTCTCAATCAATAATACAGGATGAAAGATTTTTACACCTGGGAATAAAGCATGGCTTTTCAACTAGATTAAACGGAGTAAGCAAAAAGCCATACGATAGTTTGAACTTATCTTTTCAAACAGGTGATCTGCCTGAAAATGTTATCAAAAATCGCAAAATATTTAGTTCTCAAACACAGGTTGAAACAAGTTGGTGTGAGGCAGAGCAAATTCACTCGTTCAATGTTGTACAAGTTTCTAGTGCAGGAATTATAAAAAAAGCAGATGGTTTAATAACTTCAAAAAGTAATTTGCCACTCTTTATAAGAACAGCCGACTGCTATCCTGTTCTCATCACAGAAAAGAGGAAAAGTTTTATCGCAGTACTTCACATTGGTTGGAGAGGTTTATATAAAGGCATAATAGAATCTTTTTTTGACATAATAAAATTTGGAAGAATTAAACCTAAAAATCTTATTGTCTCGATCGGACCAGGAATATCGTGGAAACATCTTGAAGTTGATAAAGATATTGCAGAATCATTTGAAGCCCATGAAGATCTCTCCTTCCACGTAAAAAAATATCAAGAAAAGTATTTTATCGATATAGCAGGTGGAATTGAACATATATTTAGAAAATATGACGTTTTTGATATTTGTTCTTTAAAACTTTGTACCTACGAAAGAGATGACCTTTTCTTTTCATATCGCAGAGATAAAGTTACCGGAAGACAAGGAGTAATAATATCTTTTTAA
- a CDS encoding AAA family ATPase — protein MQNEILDLNFTSGIIKRLIIDNTIIIDNIKIKFSRKISALTGETGAGKSLITGAIASLLGEKIVFIPKKNDSPSTIVLEITGFYKNESDEIKQKDIKITKITNQNGKSTFYVNDKVSNLKTIKSILEFVELTGQHSNQSVLKKSYQNEIFDSFSDTTLLRKLYEKSFENYKTLSKKLSKINSNLDELKNRKEVLQDLLKIIEKENFYPGEIAELIQEKNSLEEYELINEGLQKILEIISYPSSFSDYMSSVLIEIKKLSKYEEIDDLLNSFTNFKSSYENFCEQVEARIQKMPDFTNRLTYIHDRLSSAEKIRRILRLQEISQIEEARNNIESEINKILDLEREKELLEIKLENSKKEILKLSSELSEKRFKNIEIFSHMVENQLKDLDIPNAKFMAIFIEPSSEIKINDKFFSKYGAEEIEFYFSANPEIPLETLNKVASGGELSRIVIALELLKNEKDKNFKAFIFDEIDVGIGGFAAVKLREKLIELSKFNQIFIITHQANVAACADLHYKIIKEQKNNITRVIVKELHKDDRLEELSRMLSGNVSEYGLKHAKELLK, from the coding sequence ATGCAAAATGAAATATTAGATCTAAATTTTACTTCAGGAATAATTAAAAGATTGATAATTGATAACACTATAATAATTGACAACATTAAAATTAAGTTTAGCCGAAAAATAAGTGCATTAACTGGAGAAACAGGTGCAGGGAAATCTTTGATAACTGGAGCAATAGCCTCTTTGTTGGGAGAAAAAATTGTATTTATACCCAAAAAAAATGACAGTCCTTCAACTATAGTCTTAGAAATTACAGGATTTTATAAAAATGAGTCAGATGAAATAAAACAAAAAGATATTAAAATAACAAAAATTACAAACCAAAATGGTAAGAGTACCTTTTATGTTAATGATAAAGTGTCAAATCTAAAAACAATTAAATCCATTCTTGAATTTGTTGAATTAACGGGTCAACATTCAAATCAGTCGGTTCTCAAAAAGTCTTATCAAAATGAAATATTTGATTCCTTTTCAGATACTACTTTGTTGAGAAAGTTATATGAAAAATCTTTTGAAAACTATAAAACTTTATCAAAAAAACTTTCAAAAATAAATTCAAATTTAGATGAACTAAAAAATAGAAAAGAGGTTTTACAAGATCTTTTAAAAATAATTGAAAAGGAAAATTTTTATCCTGGAGAAATTGCCGAGTTAATACAAGAAAAAAATAGTCTTGAAGAATATGAATTAATAAACGAAGGACTCCAAAAGATCTTGGAAATCATTTCGTATCCATCAAGCTTTTCTGACTATATGTCTTCAGTATTAATTGAGATAAAGAAACTATCAAAATATGAAGAAATTGATGATTTATTAAATTCTTTTACAAATTTCAAATCCTCATATGAAAATTTTTGCGAACAAGTAGAGGCAAGAATTCAAAAGATGCCAGACTTTACAAACAGACTTACATATATACATGATAGGCTATCTTCAGCAGAGAAAATTAGAAGAATCTTAAGACTTCAAGAAATATCACAAATAGAAGAGGCAAGAAATAATATTGAATCAGAAATAAATAAAATTTTAGATTTAGAAAGAGAGAAGGAATTATTAGAAATCAAACTAGAAAATTCTAAAAAAGAAATCCTAAAATTATCAAGTGAACTTAGTGAGAAAAGATTTAAAAATATTGAAATTTTCTCACACATGGTTGAAAATCAATTAAAAGACCTTGATATTCCTAATGCAAAATTTATGGCAATTTTTATCGAACCCTCAAGCGAAATAAAGATAAATGACAAGTTTTTTTCAAAATATGGTGCAGAAGAAATTGAATTTTACTTTAGTGCAAACCCAGAAATACCTCTTGAAACGCTCAACAAAGTAGCTTCAGGAGGTGAGCTTTCAAGGATTGTGATCGCTCTTGAATTATTAAAAAACGAAAAGGATAAAAATTTTAAAGCCTTTATCTTTGACGAAATAGATGTTGGTATAGGTGGTTTTGCTGCTGTTAAATTGAGAGAAAAGTTAATAGAATTGTCAAAATTCAATCAAATATTTATAATTACACATCAAGCAAATGTTGCAGCATGTGCAGATTTACATTATAAAATTATAAAAGAGCAAAAAAATAATATTACTCGAGTAATAGTAAAAGAATTACATAAAGACGACAGACTCGAAGAACTTTCAAGAATGCTATCTGGAAATGTTAGCGAATATGGTCTAAAACACGCAAAGGAGCTTTTAAAATGA
- a CDS encoding NAD(+)/NADH kinase, with translation MANYNFLIKVNPKKQYNLDFLYQLGKKYNFFSIDKETNLITNFPIKEEADAIITFGGDGTLLRLIHEINLGKKIPIYALDLGRLGFLSTGSIDELEEFLENFPSVYSEKVNLLEIMTLDKIKYALNEIIFSRSDPLMVPWLIKIDNITFKIFSDGVIVSSSIGSTAYSYSAGGPIVEHFFDCMIITPISPRDPRCKSMVIEKKPIEIEFDPRYDTLYYSVDGQCITPLKGIEKSIITPSSKYITLLFNKKPSFFKKLKEKLTWGT, from the coding sequence TTGGCAAATTATAATTTTTTAATTAAAGTAAATCCAAAAAAACAATATAATTTAGATTTTCTATATCAGTTAGGTAAAAAATATAATTTTTTTTCTATTGATAAAGAAACAAATTTAATTACAAATTTCCCAATTAAAGAAGAGGCTGATGCAATAATTACTTTTGGTGGGGATGGAACGTTATTAAGATTGATTCATGAAATTAATCTTGGAAAAAAAATACCCATTTATGCTTTAGACCTTGGGAGACTTGGTTTCTTATCTACTGGATCTATCGACGAATTAGAAGAGTTTCTCGAAAATTTTCCTTCTGTTTACTCAGAAAAGGTAAATCTTTTAGAGATAATGACTTTAGATAAAATTAAATATGCGCTTAATGAAATAATTTTTTCAAGATCTGATCCATTAATGGTCCCATGGCTAATTAAAATTGATAACATAACCTTCAAAATTTTTTCAGATGGAGTTATAGTTTCATCCTCAATTGGTTCCACTGCTTATTCTTATTCGGCAGGAGGTCCAATAGTAGAACACTTTTTCGATTGTATGATCATTACTCCAATTTCACCTAGAGATCCTCGTTGTAAATCTATGGTTATTGAAAAAAAACCTATAGAGATAGAGTTTGATCCTAGATATGATACACTTTATTATAGTGTAGACGGACAATGCATAACTCCCTTAAAAGGCATTGAAAAATCTATAATAACACCTTCTTCAAAGTATATTACCCTTTTATTTAATAAAAAGCCATCGTTTTTCAAAAAACTTAAAGAAAAGCTTACATGGGGAACGTGA